Proteins encoded together in one Polaribacter reichenbachii window:
- a CDS encoding sugar-binding domain-containing protein — translation MKKLITLIAVLTLFSCAKEDTGRIVENFNDNWKFSLNQKGDFSNAKTKDTSWQTLNVPHDWSIEKGYQKDGKTAASTGFSVGGIGWYRKHFTLKKSDKNKEISILFDGVYNNSNVWINGHFLGKRPNGYNSFSYDLSKHLNYDGSDNVIAVKVDRKAYADSRWYTGSGIYRKVRLIKKSPINIAQWGVQITTPEVSSNTAKINIKTTIKSDGKADNNLSLNYSILDENGSEIASEKSILGDKFKIISKEIKIQNPKLWSTEKGNLYTLTVSLFKNDKLIDNTSEKFGIRTFKFTADKGFFLNGKKLKIKGVNLHHDAGAVGAAVPKGIWEYRVKKLKSIGVNAVRFAHNPHSKELLEVCDEQGILVMNEAFDEWNVPKLKSKKYLGDNAATKESSKAYPASFNEWAERDLKDLIRRDFNHPSVFMWSIGNEIEWTFPHYSKTYNDVNGSSGAQGYEQVPNYDYKTVKTAFDKNIDGEDPLVKIAKQLVAWVKEEDTTRPVTCGSVLPSVGMVSGYGTAVDVYGYNYRAADYDAAHKEYPNLKILGSENWGSYNEWKSINERDFVSGIFVWTGFAYLGEAGPWPRKGLNISFFDFAGFKTPRGHFYETLWIEKPKVYMVTTPAKESEFSFHKKEGWKFDMQLTAPPVWNMLRKWEWYKVNSKWKYKTDEEIVVQAYTNCEEAELFLNNVSLGKQKLADVIETDHILKWLVPYKNGELKIVGYNKGKKVDEYFLNTHNDKVAKIDISSTKQTLKADGTDVSVITIKLLDKNGNLIIDADKEVTFKLSGPAKNIGIDNGWEMNTQSHKSNSTITHNGKAILIVQATKERGEIKVSATSSTVKSKDLKISAE, via the coding sequence ATGAAAAAGCTAATAACTCTTATTGCAGTACTTACCTTATTTTCTTGTGCTAAAGAAGATACTGGTAGAATTGTAGAAAATTTTAATGATAATTGGAAATTTTCTCTAAACCAAAAAGGTGATTTTTCTAATGCAAAAACAAAAGACACTTCTTGGCAAACCTTAAATGTTCCTCACGATTGGAGCATTGAAAAAGGCTATCAAAAAGATGGAAAAACAGCTGCAAGTACTGGTTTTTCTGTTGGCGGAATTGGTTGGTACAGAAAACATTTCACATTAAAAAAAAGTGATAAAAATAAAGAAATAAGTATTTTATTTGATGGTGTTTACAACAATTCTAATGTTTGGATAAATGGACACTTTTTAGGTAAAAGACCAAATGGATACAATTCATTTTCTTACGATTTATCAAAACATTTAAATTATGATGGTTCAGACAATGTAATTGCTGTAAAAGTAGATAGAAAAGCCTATGCAGATTCGCGTTGGTACACAGGTTCTGGAATTTACAGAAAAGTAAGACTAATAAAAAAATCGCCTATAAACATTGCTCAATGGGGTGTACAAATTACAACTCCAGAGGTTTCTTCGAATACTGCTAAAATCAACATTAAAACAACTATTAAAAGTGATGGAAAAGCTGATAACAACTTATCATTAAACTATAGCATTCTAGACGAAAATGGTTCTGAAATTGCATCAGAAAAATCAATTTTAGGTGATAAATTTAAAATTATTTCTAAAGAAATTAAAATTCAAAACCCTAAATTATGGTCTACAGAAAAAGGAAATTTATACACGTTAACTGTTTCTTTATTTAAGAATGATAAATTAATAGACAATACATCAGAAAAATTCGGAATTAGAACTTTTAAATTTACTGCGGATAAAGGCTTCTTTTTAAATGGCAAAAAACTAAAAATAAAAGGGGTTAATTTACATCACGATGCAGGTGCAGTTGGTGCTGCAGTGCCAAAGGGAATTTGGGAATATCGTGTAAAGAAATTAAAATCGATTGGTGTAAATGCAGTTCGTTTTGCTCATAATCCACATTCTAAAGAACTCTTAGAAGTTTGTGATGAGCAAGGAATTTTAGTAATGAACGAAGCTTTTGATGAATGGAATGTTCCCAAACTAAAAAGTAAAAAATATTTGGGTGATAATGCAGCCACAAAAGAATCTTCAAAAGCCTATCCTGCTTCTTTTAATGAATGGGCAGAACGTGATTTAAAAGATTTAATTCGCAGAGATTTTAATCATCCTTCTGTATTTATGTGGAGTATTGGTAATGAAATAGAATGGACATTTCCTCACTATTCAAAAACTTATAATGATGTAAATGGATCAAGTGGTGCTCAAGGTTATGAACAAGTACCAAACTACGATTACAAAACTGTAAAAACTGCTTTTGATAAAAATATTGACGGCGAAGATCCTTTAGTAAAAATTGCAAAACAATTGGTTGCTTGGGTAAAAGAAGAAGACACTACAAGACCAGTAACTTGTGGTAGCGTGTTGCCTTCAGTTGGTATGGTAAGTGGTTATGGAACTGCTGTAGATGTATATGGCTACAATTACAGAGCTGCAGATTATGATGCTGCACATAAAGAATACCCAAATTTAAAAATCTTAGGATCAGAAAATTGGGGAAGCTATAATGAATGGAAAAGCATTAACGAACGCGATTTTGTTTCCGGAATTTTTGTGTGGACAGGGTTTGCATATTTAGGCGAAGCTGGTCCTTGGCCAAGAAAAGGTTTAAATATTTCTTTCTTCGATTTTGCTGGTTTTAAAACACCAAGAGGTCATTTTTACGAAACTCTTTGGATTGAAAAACCAAAAGTATATATGGTTACAACTCCTGCAAAAGAATCAGAATTTTCGTTTCATAAAAAAGAAGGTTGGAAGTTTGATATGCAATTAACTGCACCTCCTGTATGGAATATGTTACGAAAATGGGAATGGTACAAAGTAAACTCTAAATGGAAATACAAAACTGATGAAGAAATAGTTGTACAAGCATACACAAACTGTGAGGAAGCAGAGCTCTTTTTAAACAATGTATCTTTAGGAAAACAAAAATTAGCAGATGTTATAGAAACCGATCATATTTTAAAATGGTTAGTGCCTTATAAAAATGGTGAACTAAAAATTGTAGGCTATAATAAGGGTAAAAAAGTTGATGAATATTTCTTAAACACCCACAATGATAAAGTTGCTAAAATTGATATTTCATCTACAAAACAAACTTTAAAAGCAGATGGCACAGACGTATCTGTAATTACCATAAAATTGTTAGATAAAAACGGAAATCTAATTATTGATGCTGATAAAGAAGTTACTTTTAAATTATCTGGACCTGCAAAAAATATTGGTATAGACAATGGTTGGGAAATGAATACGCAATCTCATAAATCAAACTCAACTATAACTCACAATGGTAAAGCTATTTTAATTGTTCAGGCTACAAAAGAGCGAGGAGAAATTAAGGTTTCAGCAACATCATCAACTGTTAAATCAAAAGATTTAAAAATATCAGCTGAATAA
- a CDS encoding DUF6786 family protein: protein MTNSKFLLFIICFVSIISCSKKTEESYGYKVNKIAAKTKVFELISKNGDSRIAIAPKIQGKILTSTYSGFNGASNGWLNSNIFDEENPDLAAIGGEERVWFGPLGGQHSFYYQQKKPLSEDNWQVPKSLSTEAYKLKLFTKEKIVMSKKMKLTNFIGTQFDFEVFRKIKLINKEQLRKNLSLKINKNLMYVGYETEHSIQNLGKEKWTKETGLVSIWSAGMFKGSDKSVVILPLTKDVELDSIYQYMGKLDKSRLQIKNKTVLFKADGKYRSKIGIPNKIATPIYGCYIKEKQQLIIVQYHQTTHQLFSNSKVSIQNNPYLGEVIPIYNNGPMDYAKTNETSFFELESTSPFLELEPYQYSSHYHRVYHFSGDENELNKISEQLLGIALKDCSL, encoded by the coding sequence ATGACCAATTCAAAATTTTTACTTTTTATAATTTGCTTTGTTTCAATTATTTCTTGTTCTAAAAAAACAGAAGAAAGTTATGGTTATAAAGTGAATAAAATTGCGGCTAAAACTAAAGTTTTTGAATTAATTTCTAAAAATGGCGATAGTAGAATAGCCATTGCTCCCAAAATACAAGGTAAAATTTTAACCAGTACATATAGTGGTTTTAATGGCGCAAGTAATGGTTGGTTAAATAGCAATATTTTTGATGAAGAAAACCCAGATTTAGCAGCAATTGGTGGTGAAGAACGTGTTTGGTTTGGTCCTTTAGGTGGCCAACATTCTTTTTATTATCAGCAAAAAAAACCATTATCTGAAGACAATTGGCAAGTTCCTAAAAGCCTTAGTACAGAAGCTTATAAACTCAAGCTTTTTACTAAAGAAAAAATAGTTATGTCTAAAAAAATGAAGCTTACTAATTTTATTGGCACTCAATTCGATTTTGAAGTATTTAGAAAAATTAAGTTGATAAATAAAGAGCAATTAAGAAAGAATTTAAGTTTAAAAATCAATAAAAACCTAATGTATGTTGGTTATGAAACCGAACACAGCATTCAAAATCTTGGTAAAGAAAAATGGACTAAAGAAACAGGTTTAGTTTCTATTTGGAGTGCTGGTATGTTTAAAGGTTCAGATAAATCTGTTGTTATTTTACCCTTAACAAAGGATGTAGAATTAGATTCAATTTATCAATATATGGGTAAACTAGATAAAAGCAGATTACAAATAAAAAACAAAACTGTATTGTTCAAAGCAGATGGAAAATACAGAAGTAAAATAGGCATTCCTAATAAAATTGCAACTCCTATTTATGGTTGCTATATCAAAGAAAAACAACAATTAATAATTGTTCAATATCATCAAACAACACATCAATTGTTTTCAAATTCTAAGGTTAGCATTCAAAACAATCCTTATCTAGGAGAAGTAATTCCTATTTACAATAATGGTCCAATGGATTATGCTAAAACAAACGAAACTAGTTTTTTTGAGTTAGAATCTACATCGCCTTTTTTAGAACTAGAACCTTATCAATATTCTTCTCATTACCATAGAGTTTATCATTTTTCTGGTGATGAAAATGAGTTGAATAAAATTTCAGAACAACTTTTAGGAATCGCTTTAAAAGATTGTTCGTTATAA
- a CDS encoding glycoside hydrolase family 2 TIM barrel-domain containing protein → MKRSNQKNLILLAILCFLAACNSTQKEEARVTKDFNFDWEFYLEDDENQNKDALWQPVRLPHDWSVEHSFTQENTSGATAFLPGGIGWYKKEFTLPKNAKNKTTWIEFDGVYSNSEVWINNNYLGKRPYGYIPFKYNLTQYLKYGETNEIKVKVDRSAYIDCRWYPGSGIYRNVKLVTTNKLHIPQWGTFITSNKVDKKEALIAINTAIKNEATIHKKATLKTTIFYDGNEVSSTASKISSDKNSSKYIQQEIKITNPNIWDVEHPNLYTVTSEIILNDQIIDRKETVFGIRSFSFDKNKGFFLNGKNLKIKGVCLHHDAGLVGAAVPIGVWQRRLATLKKAGINAIRTAHNPPSEEFLDLCDKMGFLVQDEAFDEFNNPKDKKHNYNQQKADPLTAGYTNHFTEWSERDLKNMVLRDRNHPSIIMWSIGNEIEWTYPNYGKSTGYWGANKVGDVNYYYDEPPLSVEKIKANFTKEKQGEYNLAATAKKLSKWVKEIDTTRPVTANLVIPTVSNFSGYADVLDLVGLSYRQAVYDYSHRNYPNKTFIGTENWAKYHEWKAIENKDYISGIFLWTGIDYMGESRNWPKKGSGSGLLDFAGFKKPAYHMFKTLWNDESHIYITTQTQEKSPYKFDIKSGKVVEKEKGWSKKQKWGWQDVNEHWNYKKGDKIAVEVYTNESEIELFLDDKSLGIQKLKDVEDHILKWIVPYSEGNLVAKAVNFSNKTSISTAKEFNMLSLKADTKEINANGYDVIHFTVQLKDKNGNLIKHQDQEIEFIIDGNVKLLGVDNGSSTNIQDYQSNKIITSKGKALLILQANFEASSIKVKAVSKKIESETIEINIK, encoded by the coding sequence ATGAAAAGATCAAATCAAAAGAACTTAATTTTATTGGCTATTCTCTGTTTTTTAGCTGCTTGTAATTCAACACAAAAAGAGGAAGCAAGAGTTACAAAAGATTTTAATTTTGATTGGGAGTTTTATTTAGAAGATGATGAAAATCAAAATAAAGATGCACTTTGGCAACCAGTAAGATTGCCTCACGATTGGAGTGTGGAACATTCTTTTACGCAAGAAAACACTTCTGGTGCAACTGCATTTTTACCTGGAGGAATTGGTTGGTATAAAAAAGAATTTACGCTCCCTAAAAATGCAAAAAACAAAACCACTTGGATTGAGTTTGATGGTGTATATTCTAACTCAGAAGTATGGATTAACAATAATTATTTAGGCAAAAGACCTTATGGTTACATTCCGTTTAAATACAATTTAACCCAGTATTTAAAATACGGAGAAACCAACGAAATTAAAGTAAAAGTAGATAGATCTGCCTATATAGATTGCAGATGGTATCCTGGTTCTGGAATTTATAGAAATGTAAAATTAGTAACCACCAACAAACTCCACATTCCACAATGGGGCACTTTTATCACATCAAATAAAGTTGATAAAAAAGAGGCTTTGATTGCTATAAATACTGCTATAAAAAACGAAGCCACTATACATAAAAAAGCCACTTTAAAAACCACTATTTTTTATGATGGTAATGAGGTATCTTCTACTGCATCAAAAATTTCTTCGGATAAAAATTCTTCAAAATATATACAACAAGAAATAAAAATAACAAACCCTAACATTTGGGATGTTGAGCACCCTAATTTATACACAGTAACATCAGAAATTATTCTAAATGATCAAATTATTGACAGAAAAGAAACAGTTTTCGGAATACGAAGTTTTTCTTTTGATAAAAACAAAGGCTTCTTTTTAAACGGAAAAAATTTAAAAATAAAAGGAGTTTGTTTGCATCACGATGCTGGTTTAGTAGGTGCTGCTGTGCCTATTGGTGTTTGGCAAAGAAGATTAGCAACTCTAAAAAAAGCTGGCATAAATGCAATTAGAACTGCTCATAATCCTCCATCAGAAGAATTTTTAGATTTATGTGATAAAATGGGCTTTTTAGTACAAGATGAAGCTTTTGATGAGTTTAACAATCCTAAAGACAAAAAACACAATTACAATCAGCAAAAAGCAGATCCTTTAACTGCGGGTTATACCAACCATTTTACAGAATGGTCAGAAAGAGATCTTAAAAACATGGTTTTGAGAGATCGAAATCATCCATCAATAATAATGTGGAGTATTGGAAATGAAATTGAATGGACGTATCCAAATTACGGGAAATCTACCGGTTATTGGGGTGCCAACAAAGTTGGTGATGTTAACTATTATTATGATGAACCACCTTTATCCGTAGAAAAAATTAAAGCCAATTTTACTAAGGAAAAACAAGGTGAATACAATTTGGCTGCTACTGCAAAAAAACTGTCTAAATGGGTAAAAGAAATAGATACAACAAGACCAGTAACTGCAAATTTGGTGATTCCTACAGTGAGTAATTTTTCTGGTTATGCAGATGTTTTAGATTTAGTTGGGTTAAGTTATAGACAAGCTGTTTATGATTATTCGCACAGAAATTATCCGAATAAAACATTTATAGGCACAGAAAATTGGGCAAAATATCACGAATGGAAAGCCATTGAAAATAAAGATTATATTTCTGGTATTTTCTTATGGACTGGTATTGATTATATGGGCGAATCTAGAAATTGGCCTAAAAAAGGAAGTGGAAGTGGTTTGTTAGATTTTGCAGGGTTTAAAAAACCAGCATACCATATGTTTAAAACACTTTGGAACGATGAATCTCATATTTATATAACTACGCAAACGCAAGAAAAATCTCCTTATAAATTTGATATTAAAAGCGGAAAAGTTGTAGAAAAAGAAAAAGGTTGGTCTAAAAAACAAAAATGGGGATGGCAAGATGTAAACGAACATTGGAACTATAAAAAAGGAGATAAAATTGCAGTTGAAGTTTATACCAACGAATCAGAAATAGAGTTGTTTTTAGATGATAAATCTTTAGGAATTCAAAAATTAAAGGATGTAGAAGATCATATTTTAAAATGGATTGTTCCTTATTCTGAAGGTAATTTAGTAGCTAAAGCTGTAAATTTTTCTAATAAAACTTCTATATCGACTGCAAAAGAGTTTAATATGTTAAGCTTAAAAGCGGATACTAAAGAGATAAATGCAAATGGTTATGATGTTATACATTTTACTGTTCAATTAAAGGATAAAAATGGAAATTTGATTAAACATCAAGACCAAGAAATTGAGTTTATAATTGATGGAAATGTAAAATTATTAGGAGTAGATAATGGTAGTTCTACAAACATTCAAGATTATCAATCGAATAAAATAATTACATCAAAAGGGAAAGCATTGCTTATTTTACAAGCAAATTTTGAAGCTTCATCTATAAAAGTAAAAGCAGTTTCTAAAAAGATAGAAAGCGAAACAATTGAAATAAATATAAAATAA
- a CDS encoding lactonase family protein, producing MNNTILFIGGYTEMLTPTFGGHSEGIYTLSFNENTGALSLLHITKTRNPGYLVISDCKQFLYTFTEVVREKNPVVKAYRIESNFSLTYLNELAIEGSLPCHISYKNNAVFLACYGSGSVSRFLVDVNGRLLKETHHFTHKGSSVNKERQEMAHAHQVLFHPKKKELYVADLGIDAIKTYNIDNGFLSIKEKDIITKKGFGPRHIVFSENGKLGYCIGELTGEIAILKEEKEKYIPIKYVQSLPKHFSETPSASALRIHPNQQFLYAANRTLDAITIFSILVDDLVLLDYQFTNGKTLREFHILPSGKWLIACLQDSDETVVYQIKNDGTLIEKNRTTLVKSGVCIAFL from the coding sequence ATGAATAATACGATACTTTTTATTGGGGGTTATACAGAAATGTTAACGCCCACTTTTGGTGGACATTCAGAAGGGATTTATACACTCAGTTTTAATGAAAATACAGGTGCATTGAGTCTTCTTCATATTACCAAAACTAGAAACCCTGGTTATTTGGTAATTTCAGATTGCAAGCAGTTTTTATATACGTTTACAGAAGTTGTACGTGAGAAAAATCCGGTTGTAAAAGCATATAGAATTGAAAGTAATTTTTCTTTAACTTATTTAAATGAGTTAGCAATTGAGGGTAGTTTACCTTGCCATATTAGTTATAAGAATAATGCCGTTTTTTTAGCTTGTTATGGCTCTGGAAGTGTTTCTCGTTTTCTAGTAGATGTTAATGGTAGGCTGCTAAAAGAAACACACCATTTTACACATAAGGGTTCTAGTGTAAATAAAGAAAGACAAGAAATGGCACACGCACATCAAGTGTTATTTCATCCGAAGAAAAAAGAACTTTACGTAGCAGATTTAGGTATTGATGCTATTAAAACTTATAATATAGACAATGGTTTTTTATCAATAAAAGAAAAAGATATTATAACTAAAAAAGGTTTTGGACCAAGGCATATTGTATTTTCGGAAAATGGAAAATTAGGTTATTGCATTGGCGAATTAACTGGGGAAATTGCCATTTTAAAAGAAGAAAAAGAAAAGTACATTCCTATAAAATATGTGCAATCTTTGCCTAAACATTTTTCGGAAACACCAAGTGCCTCTGCCTTAAGAATTCATCCGAATCAACAATTTTTATATGCTGCCAACAGAACTTTAGATGCCATTACTATTTTTAGTATTCTGGTAGATGATTTGGTATTGTTAGACTATCAATTTACAAACGGAAAAACCTTGCGTGAGTTTCATATTTTGCCTTCTGGAAAATGGTTAATTGCCTGTTTACAAGATTCTGATGAAACCGTTGTTTATCAAATTAAAAATGATGGAACATTGATAGAAAAAAACAGAACAACTTTGGTGAAATCTGGTGTTTGTATTGCCTTTTTATAA
- a CDS encoding glycoside hydrolase family 43 protein: MTFKAIKFLFSLLICGNLLGQTIPETFQNPILSGFYPDPSICRVGDTYYMVNSSFEWYPGLPIHKSKDLVNWEKIGYGLHRETQIVYEKGLRNSNGIFAPTIRYNNGKFYIITTMVGQKGNFIITAKKPEGPWSNPMYIKDAYGIDPSLFWDDDRRCYYTGAGIIDGTQKEWPGKNGIWMQEIDPDKGVLLGDKKQLTYGHAANARWAEGPHLFKIDGEYLLLIGEGGTGEYHAITVFNSKNLWGPYVPNHANPVLTHRHLEKTHPIGQTGHADLVQTQNGEWWSVMLAKRNHKGFVTLARETFLAKVKMTKQESGITPVFNPSKGLLQLEQERPNLPFTPVSEINSIDNFDEKELGLEWNFLRSPIKKWHHLKDGNLEIELRPEMVTELVNPSYVAQRTRHFNYEASTKLSFKTKKENEKAGLVIYRRHGNNYQLLKGKNGISLIKAYQENNKGKFTPETIATIPYKNKDVILTAKVTGLEVQFFYGENINQLKKIGEPQDYTLISDEVAQRFNGVYIGMYATSSSVESSKIAKFDSFSYFKTNE, from the coding sequence ATGACTTTTAAAGCCATAAAATTCCTTTTTTCACTTCTAATTTGTGGTAATTTATTAGGGCAAACTATTCCTGAAACTTTCCAAAATCCTATTTTATCTGGGTTTTATCCAGATCCATCAATTTGTAGAGTTGGCGATACTTATTATATGGTAAATTCTAGTTTTGAATGGTATCCAGGTTTGCCAATTCATAAAAGTAAAGATTTAGTAAATTGGGAAAAAATAGGATATGGTTTACATCGTGAAACCCAAATTGTCTATGAAAAAGGATTAAGAAATTCTAACGGAATTTTTGCACCTACCATTCGTTATAATAATGGTAAATTCTATATTATCACAACAATGGTTGGCCAGAAAGGTAATTTTATTATTACTGCTAAAAAACCAGAAGGTCCTTGGAGTAATCCTATGTATATTAAAGATGCTTATGGTATTGATCCTTCTCTTTTTTGGGATGATGATCGCAGATGCTATTATACAGGTGCAGGTATTATTGATGGCACTCAAAAAGAATGGCCTGGTAAAAATGGCATTTGGATGCAAGAAATAGATCCAGATAAAGGCGTTTTATTAGGTGATAAAAAACAACTTACGTATGGTCACGCAGCTAATGCACGTTGGGCAGAAGGTCCTCATTTATTTAAAATTGATGGTGAATATTTATTGTTAATTGGCGAAGGTGGTACAGGAGAATATCACGCAATTACAGTTTTTAATAGTAAAAATTTGTGGGGACCTTATGTTCCAAATCACGCAAATCCTGTTTTAACACATCGTCATTTAGAAAAAACACATCCTATTGGGCAAACAGGCCACGCAGATTTAGTACAAACGCAAAATGGAGAATGGTGGAGTGTAATGTTGGCAAAAAGAAATCACAAAGGATTTGTAACCTTAGCTCGAGAAACGTTTTTAGCTAAAGTAAAAATGACTAAGCAAGAAAGTGGAATAACTCCTGTTTTTAATCCGTCTAAAGGATTATTGCAATTAGAGCAAGAAAGACCAAATTTACCTTTTACACCAGTTTCAGAAATAAATAGTATAGATAATTTTGATGAAAAAGAGTTAGGTTTAGAATGGAATTTCTTACGTTCTCCTATCAAAAAATGGCATCATTTAAAAGATGGTAATTTAGAAATTGAATTGCGCCCAGAAATGGTTACAGAACTCGTAAATCCGTCTTATGTGGCTCAAAGAACCCGTCATTTTAATTATGAAGCATCTACAAAACTCTCTTTTAAAACTAAAAAGGAAAATGAAAAAGCTGGTTTGGTAATTTACAGACGTCATGGAAATAACTATCAATTATTAAAAGGTAAAAACGGAATTTCTTTAATTAAAGCTTATCAAGAAAATAATAAAGGTAAGTTTACTCCAGAAACGATAGCAACAATTCCTTATAAAAATAAAGATGTTATTTTAACTGCTAAAGTTACAGGTTTAGAAGTTCAGTTTTTTTATGGCGAAAATATAAATCAATTAAAAAAGATTGGTGAACCACAAGATTATACACTTATTTCAGATGAGGTTGCTCAACGATTTAATGGTGTTTATATTGGTATGTATGCAACTTCTTCTAGTGTAGAAAGTTCAAAAATTGCTAAATTTGATTCGTTTAGCTATTTTAAAACAAATGAATAA
- a CDS encoding family 43 glycosylhydrolase yields the protein MIGLKAQNPLVTHIHTADPTARVFNDKLYIYPSHDVVPPKGIDAPRFCMPDYHIFSLEKGNTWRDYGVVLDQNDVPWGKKNSYGMWAPDCIERDGKYYYYYPAPPKDGSSFRRIGVGVSNNPTGPFQWEKDYIKGIDGIDPGLMIDDDGEGYIFFAGGKTIKGAKLNKNMKEIEGEAIQIQGIPAGYVEGPFPFKYNGNYYLTFAHVFADEGYTIGYAMSKKPLGPYVYSGKIMDNIENGTNHHSVVKYKGKWTLFYHWWSVSGYSKLRSMRADYMHFKKDGSIKKVIPTLRGIGNPQVGDTIQVDRYNDIYNAETSFVGGNEPNGWMVTETKMMSNVRFNGVDFGDGSAKKIQARVASGQRNGAFEVRVGGANGKLIATFPVNYTGGWNKWQTIETELLESPKGIKDITVVFKSVWGATKIVNLNWLLLQP from the coding sequence ATGATAGGGTTAAAAGCTCAAAACCCATTAGTAACTCACATTCATACAGCAGACCCAACTGCACGTGTTTTTAATGATAAATTATACATTTATCCTTCTCACGATGTTGTGCCTCCAAAAGGTATAGATGCACCTCGTTTTTGTATGCCAGATTATCATATTTTTTCTTTAGAAAAAGGAAATACTTGGAGAGATTATGGTGTTGTTTTAGATCAAAATGATGTGCCTTGGGGAAAGAAAAATTCTTACGGAATGTGGGCGCCAGATTGTATAGAAAGAGATGGTAAATATTATTATTACTATCCTGCCCCACCAAAAGATGGTTCTTCATTTAGAAGAATTGGTGTTGGTGTTTCAAATAATCCTACAGGACCTTTTCAATGGGAAAAAGATTATATTAAGGGTATTGATGGTATAGACCCAGGTTTAATGATCGATGATGATGGAGAAGGTTATATTTTCTTTGCAGGTGGTAAAACCATTAAAGGAGCTAAACTAAACAAGAATATGAAAGAAATTGAGGGCGAAGCAATTCAAATTCAAGGTATTCCTGCAGGTTATGTAGAAGGTCCTTTTCCTTTTAAATATAATGGTAATTACTATCTAACTTTTGCACACGTTTTTGCTGATGAAGGGTATACTATTGGTTATGCAATGAGTAAAAAACCTCTAGGCCCATATGTGTATAGTGGTAAAATTATGGATAATATCGAAAATGGTACCAATCATCATTCTGTTGTAAAATACAAAGGAAAATGGACGCTTTTTTATCATTGGTGGAGTGTAAGTGGTTACAGTAAATTACGTTCTATGAGAGCAGATTATATGCATTTTAAAAAGGATGGTAGCATTAAGAAAGTTATACCAACATTAAGAGGAATTGGTAATCCGCAGGTTGGTGATACTATTCAAGTAGATAGATATAATGATATTTACAATGCAGAAACCAGTTTTGTTGGTGGTAATGAACCCAATGGATGGATGGTTACAGAAACTAAAATGATGAGTAATGTTCGTTTTAATGGTGTAGATTTTGGTGATGGTTCTGCAAAGAAAATACAAGCTAGAGTTGCAAGTGGTCAAAGAAATGGAGCTTTCGAAGTAAGAGTTGGTGGTGCTAATGGAAAATTAATTGCAACTTTTCCTGTAAATTATACTGGTGGTTGGAACAAGTGGCAAACTATAGAAACTGAATTGTTAGAATCTCCTAAAGGGATAAAAGATATTACTGTAGTTTTTAAATCGGTTTGGGGTGCTACTAAAATTGTAAACTTAAATTGGTTGTTATTACAACCCTAA